In the Helianthus annuus cultivar XRQ/B chromosome 11, HanXRQr2.0-SUNRISE, whole genome shotgun sequence genome, one interval contains:
- the LOC110888599 gene encoding uncharacterized protein LOC110888599: MSGGASDNVLSLTTDELKEKIAEEVGRAIEVSLPRFIERMQNTLLSTMEEKIGELREDLTNDRGKAKEKKGCSYNKFMACKPPIFNGEVDPIACQRWISDIEGVFERTHCDESDFVAYGTGQLRGQAKDWWDNLRNERGVEAITAMTWEDFKTPFLKHHIPKAVINKIKEEFMQLRQKGETLDKITGMFMDKVKFCDDLVKTEEQKIYYYHTMLRAEYREFMTHSHYESLTDIINAAREREIKLKRQVERGERRALDENPSPAKKPKVAESSKKGSAKGGSPSCKTCGRTHKGECYFKNKPCVACGKIGHGVANCPDKVTVCYKCYQSGHKNSECPELMGRKESADSRDETPKAKARSFQIAAAEAKMEPDVVTGIFTVNSILACVLFDTGANKSFVSHRFIQNPLFTLTKLPMPMEVEVGNNKSFIVCDVCRECKLNIDGEEYSIDLIPMSMGEFQVVVRMDWLSRYHAKVICLRKEIHLTSPSGRRVIIYGEKACNPMIC, encoded by the coding sequence ATGTCGGGAGGTGCTAGTGACAATGTCCTATCCCTCACTACCGACGAGTTGAAAGAGAAGATTGCCGAGGAAGTCGGAAGGGCAATCGAAGTTAGCCTACCAAGATTTATAGAAAGGATGCAAAACACCCTACTTTCAACTATGGAGGAAAAGATTGGTGAATTAAGAGAAGACCTTACCAATGATAGAGgcaaggctaaagaaaagaaaggttGTTCTTACAACAAGTTTATGGCGTGTAAACCCCCGATCTTCAATGGAGAGGTGGATCCAATTGCTTGTCAAAGGTGGATAAGTGATATCGAGGGTGTTTTCGAACGAACGCATTGTGATGAAAGTGATTTCGTAGCTTATGGAACTGGCCAACTTAGAGgccaagccaaggattggtgggacaacCTCAGAAACGAAAGGGGTGTTGAAGCAATAACGGCAATGACTTGGGAAGATTTCAAAACACCATTCCTCAAACATCATATCCCCAAGGCAGTAATAAACAAGATAAAGGAGGAATTCATGCAATTGAGGCAaaagggtgaaacccttgataaaATTACAGGGATGTTTATGGACAAGGTCAAGTTTTGTGATGACTTGGTCAAAACTGAAGAACAGAAAATCTATTACTATCACACCATGCTTAGGGCTGAAtatagggagtttatgactcACTCACATTATGAAAGCCTCACCGACATAATCAATGCGGCGCGGGAACGCGAGATTAAACTAAAAAGGCAAGTTGAAAGAGGTGAGAGAAGGGCCTTGGATGAAAACCCGAGTCCCGCAAAGAAGCCAAAGGTAGCTGAATCATCGAAGAAAGGAAGTGCAAAAGGAGGTTCTCCGAGTTGCAAAACATGTGGACGCACTCATAAAGGTGAATGTTACTTCAAGAACAAACCTTGCGTTGCATGTGGCAAGATAGGGCATGGGGTTGCAAATTGCCCAGACAAAGTAACGGTGTGTTATAAATGTTACCAATCGGGTCATAAAAATTCAGAATGTCCGGAATTGATGGGAAGGAAAGAGAGTGCCGACTCTAGGGATGAAACCCCAAAAGCTAAGGCAAGGTCGTTCCAAATCGCTGCTGCTGAAGCAAAAATGGAACCCGACGTGGTtacaggtatatttactgtaaattCGATCCTTGCATGTgttttatttgatacgggtgcgaataagtcTTTTGTTTCACATAGATTCATTCAAAACCCCTTGTTTACCTTAACGAAATTACCTATGCCAATGGAAGTAGAAGTAGGTAATAACaaaagttttattgtttgtgatgtatgtcgGGAATGCAAATTGAATATCGATGGCGAGGAATACTCCATTGATTTAATACCCATGTCCATGGGTGAATTTCAAGTGGTCGTcagaatggattggctatcccgctaCCATGCTAAGGTGATATGTCTACGTAAGGAGATACACCTAACGTCTCCGAGCGGAAGGCGTGTCATCATCTATGGGGAGAAGGCTTGTAATCCCATGATATGCTAG